The nucleotide window GATGAAGAAAAGAAGCTCCATCATGTGAAATATGATGATCGGGATGAGGAGTGGATCAACCTACAAAACGAGAGATTTAAACTATTGCTACTTCCTAGCGAAGCTCCTGATTCAGCTGGGCGGAGAAGATCTCGGAATCAGAAGAGAGATAAACAGTCCAAGGAGGGAAATGGAAACCTGAAACCCGGTGAATTGAAGGAAGAGAGAGACTTGACAATGCAGGATGATAGCTCTCTGGCAAGCCACCTAGACTCAGAGCCCATTATATCTTGGTTGGGTCGATTTAATAATAGTCGCTTCAAATCTTCATCATCTGGGAAAAAAAATAAGACCTGCAATCTTTCTCCAATGTCTGCATTGTTATATTCTGATGAAGACTACTTGGATACGGATTTTGCAGTAAAGGGAAAACGAAAGTGTTCTGCTGATTCTGCATTGCCACTTGGAAGATGCGAGGAGTCTCCCTTGAATTCCTCTGCTAGCACGAGTGGCAGCAAGCATCCGATTGTTTATGTAAGGAAGCGTTTTTGCAAGAGTCAGGCTTCATCAAGTGATATATATAAAGCCGATAATGCTTTAACTTGTGAACCTGATCTTCCTTTTTCCTCTCTGTGTCCTTTTGAGCGCTTTGTATCAATGGAAAAACATGAAGTTTCTCTGGAGAAGTTAAATCCTGTTGCAGTTTTATGGTCCATTGATACTACAGGGTTCTTAAAGTTGACTGCACCTTTGCCTGGTTCAAGGCAATACTTCTTCAATGTAAACCTGCCACCGCTATCTTTTTTGAAATTCTTGTTCAGAGCAGATAACTATGCGTTGTTTCAAGTAGCATCTCGGAATCAATTTGGGGTACTGACAACAGCATGGCCTAGAGTTCAGTTGGAGATGCTTTTTCTTGATAACATAGCTGGTCTGAGATTTCTTTTGTTCGAAGGTTCATTGAAACTGGCGGTGGCTCTTGTTATTGTGGTCCTTGCAGTGTTTCATCAGCCCAGTGAACCACATAAGTATGCTGACCAGCAATTGCCTGTAACGTCAATCCAGTTCAAATTTTCTTGCACGGGCTTGAAAAAACAGCTTGTTTTTGCACTCTACAATTTTGCAGAACTGGAAAGTTTGAAGTGGAGATACCTAGAATCGAAGCTGGAAAGACACTGTTCATTTGCTAGGCAATTACCTCTTACGGCGTGCACATATGAAAACATCTCTGCGCTCCAAAGTGGAACCGATAAGCTACGAGGCTCATCTACTCTGGGTTTCTTGATGTCTAAGGTATTACATTTTTTTCCTGTCCTTTTAATTTGCCTCTGAGATGGATTATGTTTTGTCATTTCTCTTGTGGTTTTAGTTTTTTCTAGGAGTATACAGTATAGCCTTTATATTTCTTTCTTTCATTTATTCTGTGTGTGCTTGTGCCACCCCTGCCCCCCTCCCCTCTTTCTGTTCCTCTCTCGTCTAAGTTTATGCACTTTAAGATTTTAGTCGGGCAGTTAGGTTTTTCTTCCTGTGGGTTGGATTTGCATAGTTGGACTTACTATTTTCTTTATGGTCTGTTCTTCCTGATATCACCTCTAATCAGTATAATTTTGTTCGCTAATAGGGATCGAAAAGGTCTAGGCAAGGCCTTGTTCGCATGGGTGTCTCAAGAGAATCAACGGGTGTGAAAGTTCGCCCATTAGTTCCTTATTCTGACAAAATGAACCTGAAACTTCCTCCGTTTGCACTTCCTTTTACTGCTGCTTCGGCTTTCTTTATTTCGTTGCATCTTAAGATGCTTATGGGACTTGATGTTGCTCAAATCAGTTTCGGGGATCATGATGAAATTGCAGAATCTGAAAACTCTGGTAGTCTGATCGTAGATGATAGTTCCAGCATGGAGGATTGTTCTAACAAAGTTTCAGTAGGCACTCGTCAAAGAAACTCGAAGGCCCCAAAAGAGGACAGTGTACGTACTGGATCAGAGTTAGAAACTGTTGGTCCCTCTGTTTCCAGTGATGGAAGCTCTATTAAGTCTTCTCAGAAGCTCCAAAATGGTAATTTAAAGGCTGCTGGAGCTTCTGCATGTTCCCATGAGGTGGATGAAATTGGAAGTGAGACTATTGCGTCACTGAAGAGGTCGAAAGGTCACGAATGGGGTCGGAACAATGTGTTTCATCACTGAATCATTTGGTCAAAAGCAGCAAAGCCAGTTCTGCGTCTCCTGCTCCGTCGAATGGTATTTCTGTCGAAATTCCATCATTGGACTTGTTTGAAAAGCAGCATGACGAAAGGGAGTCAAATGGAGTTCAGCAATCTGCTGATTTGTGTCGGAATATGAATGGTGGTGTTATTCCTAGCCCGAATCCTACTGGTCGCAGAAGTACGTCCCATCGTACTAGGGGGAGTTCATCATTAAGCTTGGGGCATGGTTGGTCAGACGGAAAGGCCGACTCTTTCCAGAATAATTTTGGTAATGGACCTAAGAAGCCACGAACACTCGTCTCATACACATTGCCTACTGGAGGTGTTGATTACAGCTCAAAGAATAAAGGCACCCACCCGAAAGGGCTTGTACCGAGACGAATCAGAGGTGCTCATGAGAAGAAACCGTCTGATGTTTCTAGGGGTCCTCAAAGAAACTTGGAATTGTTGTCATGTGAAGGAAATGTGTTAATTACTCTTGGGGATCGAGGGTGGAGAGAGTCTGGTGTACAGATTGTGCTAGAGCTTTTTGATCATAATGAATGGAGGATTGCGGTAAAGATATCAGGGGTTACCAGGTATTCCTACAAGGCACATCAGTTTCTCCAGCCTGGTTCAACAAACCGTTTTACTCATGCAATGATGTGGAAAGGAGGAAAGGATTGGATTTTGGAGTTTCCTGATAGAAGCCAGTGGGGGCTGTTCAAAGAAATGCACGAGGAGTGTCACAATCGGAATATCCGTGCTGCTTCTGTCAAAAACATCCCTATTCCTGGGGTTTGGTTGGTGGAGGATAATGATGATACAGGAACAGAGTTAACTTTTGTTCGCAGTTCATTAAATTACGTACAACAGGTTGAAACAGATGTTGAGATGGCTTTAGATCCATTTCGTATTTTATATGACATGGACAGTGATGATGAGAAATGGATTTCAGAAACGTGCAATTCTTCAGATTTTGACAATAGCAGCTCTCATGGAATTTCTGAGGAACTTTTTGAGAAGACAATGGATATGTTTGAGAAAACTGCATATGAGCAGCAGCGAGA belongs to Rutidosis leptorrhynchoides isolate AG116_Rl617_1_P2 unplaced genomic scaffold, CSIRO_AGI_Rlap_v1 contig364, whole genome shotgun sequence and includes:
- the LOC139883186 gene encoding uncharacterized protein encodes the protein MENSSGNSHGADTPKKSRSLDLKSLYESEISKESHSKKLKRKASAEDGVIGKEKPSKKKRNRKAVSLSSLKNVDSNGSKSVAEVDNAGPSLGLHDDSKDVKPDVGQRLNCNNGANSIFLRLDDNGVQIPRRKRDFVGRSKFESSLGSKLVGQPSSSKADHTDQVGEKSVGDVGGNSSKIKKKECDDFKENENSKLDLNKEDGNASHTFVKTGESSKKSGKDRKKKKGLACDTSHTANEPKIESPVRRSGELREDEEENLEENAARMLSSRFETSCTGLSSSSNGSASAPTDGLSFFFNGSHFVARGTKRFPGSDPVSEDSADRVLRPRMQSREKEGNSRQRRHYYEISSKDFDISCVLNKKIKVFWPLDQSWYYGLVNDYDEEKKLHHVKYDDRDEEWINLQNERFKLLLLPSEAPDSAGRRRSRNQKRDKQSKEGNGNLKPGELKEERDLTMQDDSSLASHLDSEPIISWLGRFNNSRFKSSSSGKKNKTCNLSPMSALLYSDEDYLDTDFAVKGKRKCSADSALPLGRCEESPLNSSASTSGSKHPIVYVRKRFCKSQASSSDIYKADNALTCEPDLPFSSLCPFERFVSMEKHEVSLEKLNPVAVLWSIDTTGFLKLTAPLPGSRQYFFNVNLPPLSFLKFLFRADNYALFQVASRNQFGVLTTAWPRVQLEMLFLDNIAGLRFLLFEGSLKLAVALVIVVLAVFHQPSEPHKYADQQLPVTSIQFKFSCTGLKKQLVFALYNFAELESLKWRYLESKLERHCSFARQLPLTACTYENISALQSGTDKLRGSSTLGFLMSKGSKRSRQGLVRMGVSRESTGVKVRPLVPYSDKMNLKLPPFALPFTAASAFFISLHLKMLMGLDVAQISFGDHDEIAESENSGSLIVDDSSSMEDCSNKVSVGTRQRNSKAPKEDSVRTGSELETVGPSVSSDGSSIKSSQKLQNGNLKAAGASACSHEVDEIGSETIASLKSKASSASPAPSNGISVEIPSLDLFEKQHDERESNGVQQSADLCRNMNGGVIPSPNPTGRRSTSHRTRGSSSLSLGHGWSDGKADSFQNNFGNGPKKPRTLVSYTLPTGGVDYSSKNKGTHPKGLVPRRIRGAHEKKPSDVSRGPQRNLELLSCEGNVLITLGDRGWRESGVQIVLELFDHNEWRIAVKISGVTRYSYKAHQFLQPGSTNRFTHAMMWKGGKDWILEFPDRSQWGLFKEMHEECHNRNIRAASVKNIPIPGVWLVEDNDDTGTELTFVRSSLNYVQQVETDVEMALDPFRILYDMDSDDEKWISETCNSSDFDNSSSHGISEELFEKTMDMFEKTAYEQQRDQFTYDEIEQTMAGFGSMEVIKAIYDYWRQKRQKKGMPLIRHLQPPSWERYQQQVKEWEVAMSKTPIGFQAASLEKPPMSAFCLKPRGLEVPNKGSKQRSHRKSSFSGKSYAVLDHDGFYTPGRRSSNAFAYGSERWFYSGNGYDHFDDSSASPRDIGHFSDGRPMHDRRNGMKRWDVDGFQKDWSETLDGPDLELFRVREKRKDAKHSIKMAKLKRQKAQKLLCRADLAIHKALSVILTAEAVKVSSEKSNGGDG